The DNA region GGCGCCACGAATACGTTGCGGGTGTTAGGCAAAGGCGCGGGAATCCTTGTGCTGCTATTGGACGCGCTAAAAGGGATCGTTGCGGTTGGACTAGCGTCGTTGATTGCGGACGGAAACGCAACCGCGGTCGCGCTGGCGGGATTAGCGGCGATACTCGGGCATAATTGGCCGGTTTTCTTTGGTTTTCGCGGAGGTAAAGGTGTGGCGACAACGGTTGGCGTCATCGCTTCGCTTTCATTTTTCGTATTTATCTGGGCCGTTGTCGTCACCGTGATCGTCATCTTTTTAACGCGTTATGTATCGCTTGGTTCACTTGTCTTTTTTACATTGGCGCCGATATTAATGTTTATTCATGGCGATCCTGGGCCGTATGTGTTAACGACGTTGGCGATTGCCGCGCTCGGCTTTGTCCGTCATCATGAGAATATTGCGCGCCTAATTAAGGGCACAGAAAATAAACTGGGCGCATCGAAGTGATAAGTGTTGGCCGAGAATGGAAATGGGGG from Ammoniphilus oxalaticus includes:
- the plsY gene encoding glycerol-3-phosphate 1-O-acyltransferase PlsY produces the protein MIWVAALIGYLLGSISFSFIIAKRVAGIDIRQHGSGNAGATNTLRVLGKGAGILVLLLDALKGIVAVGLASLIADGNATAVALAGLAAILGHNWPVFFGFRGGKGVATTVGVIASLSFFVFIWAVVVTVIVIFLTRYVSLGSLVFFTLAPILMFIHGDPGPYVLTTLAIAALGFVRHHENIARLIKGTENKLGASK